A window of the Deltaproteobacteria bacterium genome harbors these coding sequences:
- a CDS encoding glyoxalase/bleomycin resistance/dioxygenase family protein has protein sequence MGCARVSTSVDEGGRPMAHNTFHVALYVRDLDAAIARYRKLFGQEPAKVRHDYAKFEISDPPVILSLNTGGEPGTVSHLGIRYPSTGDVASEMVRTKHEGVDLLEQKGTTCCYAKADKFWVRDADGMPWEMYTLIADAEAETAADQSLRRFLGQEMSRL, from the coding sequence ATGGGATGTGCAAGGGTATCGACATCCGTCGATGAAGGAGGACGACCCATGGCCCACAACACATTCCACGTCGCGCTCTACGTCCGCGACCTCGACGCCGCGATTGCCCGGTATCGGAAGCTGTTCGGTCAGGAGCCGGCCAAGGTTCGGCACGACTACGCCAAGTTCGAAATCAGCGACCCGCCTGTGATCCTGTCGCTCAACACCGGGGGCGAGCCAGGCACCGTGAGCCACCTCGGCATCCGCTACCCTAGCACCGGCGACGTGGCGTCGGAGATGGTCCGCACGAAGCACGAGGGTGTCGATCTCTTGGAGCAGAAGGGGACGACCTGCTGCTACGCGAAGGCCGACAAGTTTTGGGTCCGCGACGCGGACGGCATGCCGTGGGAGATGTACACCCTGATCGCGGACGCAGAGGCCGAGACGGCCGCCGACCAGTCGCTGCGGCGCTTCCTCGGACAGGAGATGAGCCGTTTGTAG